A region of the Orenia marismortui DSM 5156 genome:
CCTCCATAAACTTGCGATAACTTGGATTCTATTTAGCTTATTCTTGCCCTTAACATCTATTTTCTTGTCCAACATTACTAATTAACTATACCATAATCATCAATTAAGCAAATTTAGGCCTACTCCAACCACTTCTCACTAACCCATGTTATTAAAAATCATACTTTACACTACGCAGACCTCTCTCTGTCTCGTAATGTCAAATCTGAATTTAATTCTTTACCCATTAACAGCAATAATAATCTCAACTCTACACCTTTAAACTCTCTTCCTTTAACTAACTTTTTGCCACACACTGGGCATACTGCTGCTTTCCCATACTCTTTACAATAACCTTGCCACTCTATCTTCTCAATTTCTCTTACTTCATCTTGTCCAAATGTCTGTCGACATTTATTCAATTCATCCCTTTTGCAACCAGCATATATCCCATAATATCTTACTACCTTCAAGTGTGGCATCGGCACATGCAATAGAAATCTACGGATAAATTCTTCGACTTTTAAAGTCATTACCTTTCTATTAGATCCATCCTTATTGTCATCATAATAAAATTTAACTTCCTTCTCATTATAAGAAATTATACGCTTGTCAGATATTGGTCCTCCCTTTATATAATTCCCTAAATATTTAATGACTCCCTCTCCATATGCATATTTTTTACAAGTATATACATTCCATTTCTTCTTTCTTAACTTTCTTAATCTTCTATGTATTTTGCTATAACTAGAATCCTCTGGTATATCTATTTCTCCCTTATAACTTAAATTATGGACTCCATCTAAAAACTTCCCTCTAAATATTTTCATCAATGTTCTTACTGGAACTAAATATCCCTTCTTACTTTCTTTCCATTTTCCATCTTCAGTTAATCCACCACCTGTTACAAGACAATGCACATGTGGATGAAAAGTTAAAGTTTCTCCCCAAGTTTGTAAAGTTGCTATCATTCCTGGTTTAACTCCTAAAAAATCTACATTTCTCATCATTCCAAATAAAGATTCTTTAGCACATTTAAATAATAAACTTGTCATCTTCTTTGGATTTAATAACCATAAATCATTTAATTGATGAGGTATAGTAAAAATCACATGATAATGGTGAGTATCTATAATTCTTGCGCTCTGTCTTTGAATCCACTCTTCCTTTTCCATCGCTGAACATTGAGGACAGGATCTATGCTTACAGGAATTATACCAAATACGATGGTAATGTCCTTCTGGACATTTTTCCACATGACCACCCATTACTTCTGTACGACAATTAATTATATTCCAGGCTGCTTTTCTAGCATGATCAGCTATGGTATATTTTTCTGAAACTTGGTTATAATATTTTTTAAAGATGTTTTGTATTTTTGACATCTTTTATCACTCCCGGGAGGTTTGTTGTTTGTGATGATTCAACATATCTTTCCCGGGTTTTAACTTTTCTATGCGGAGCATTTCATATAACGTTCCTGGGGTTCGCGACGTTCCGATTCCCCTCTTAATCTACTATCCAACTGCTGAATTTCATAAGTAACCCCTAGACCCACTTCTATACAATAAGCTGAATGTCGCTAACTCCATGTTATACGAAGTCCTTAATTTTAATATTTATTTTAGTTGACTTATATATCTAGTGAAAACCCATCCCTTGATTATAATTTCACCATCTTTACTAACCCATTTAATCAAAGTCCAATTTCTTTTTTTATGTACTATTTTTACTACTTGTCCTAAATATAATTTTCCTACAACACTAGATTTTTTAGTATCTTTTTTCCTTACATTTAAACATTTAGTATTTACAACTCTAAAGTGATTAATAGTTGAATAGTCAAGTTTAGAATTTGATATACTTTTCTTTATTTTTTTAACCACTTGTCTTTTATTTGAATTAATTAATTGATATCTAAAATCTTCCACATGAGGAACAATAAAAACAGACATAATATTTATAATAATCCCTAATAATATAACACTTATAACAGGAGAATCTAATTTTTTTACTAATAAAATTAAATAGTTAATACCTTCTTCAATTTTATTTATTTGTTTGTTTAATCCACTTTCATCTATAGCCTCATTCACAATATTCTTAACATCTTCAATTGTAATATGTTCTTCATCATTTTCTATTACAACGTTACCTCTAGAATCTATATTATATTGAAACTCATTTAAATTATCTATTAAACTATCTAATCCTGAAATATTTAATTCATTAAATTGAATTGACTTACTTAATACTTCTCCAATTTGTGATAATTGACTTTCAAAGTTAAACATATCCTTACTGAATGAATTTAATTGGTCATAAATATTAGAATCCAATAATTCACGCTGAAAATCAAATGAATTTTTAACAAAACTTTTTAAAGTGAAATTATTCATTTCACTTAATTTATTAAGTTGATTAGTAATCCTATCTATTTCTTTTAAAGCATATGTTTGTTGAAATTTTGCGGTCTGATTTATTAAATTAGATACTGATTTATCAATTGCAGGGGCTAGTGAATCAGATATTTGTTTTGCTAAATTCGATAATTGAGGTTTGCTAGATTCTATCTCACTTAATTGTCTGCCCAATTGTTGAAGAGAATTACTAACAATACCTGTTTGAAATTTAGAAAGTTGTTTCCCCAAATCTTTCAAATAATCTCTGTTATATAATTCATGCATCTTTTTTAGTTGACTTTCTAGACGAGCAAATTCATCACTTTTAACCCAATTAATCATATAGGACATATCTCTTGATAATTCACCAACTGAACTATTAATAATTATCCCCCCTTAATTTAGGATTTCGTATAACGTCCCTGAGCTTCACGACGTCCTCGATAGTACTCATAATCTCATACAAACTCTAAGTCTCACATAAGTCACCCTAAACCCCACTTATGCACCTCAACTAGGATGTTGTTAAGCTCATATTAGACGAAGTTGACAGTCTTACTTTTTTAACTTATGAAACTTTTTTAATATTTTATTTTTCTGCTTGTCCATATCTTCTTTATTTTCTATTAAATTTAGAAAAAAAGATTCATAAAGATTATGAAATAGAAAGCCACCTGTACCATCGGTCATATAAGAAAATTCCCCTAACTCTAAATATTTTTCTATATGCTTCACTATACTTCTATTTAAACATAATCTTCCTCTCCTTAAACAATTATTTATAGTATCCATTTTATTAAAAACTAGATTTATTTTTTCATATTCAGATTTATACATATTATTATATCGATTAAAATAAGTCATTGCCTCTGCCACATTATCAATATGACTAAAATTATTTTGATAAAAGCTATAAAGATTATCATATAAATCAAATAATTCTTGAATATTTATTGATATTTCTTCAATCAATTCTTTTTTATTCTCTAAATCATAACTGTTTCTTTTTTCTAAAAATATTTTTACTATGATTTCTTTTATAAACTGAACAATTGTAGAAAAGAAATTCCACATAAAAACCAACTCCTCTTTTATACCTTACCCTCTCTTTTCTTTATTAAAAGAATTGAATATAGCTTTACTTATTTCATTTGCTATTTTAACCATCAAATACCCAACCTCACCTAAAGGATTAAAAGCTCTAACTAATGATGTGTCAATCTCATACTCATTATTTCCTATATTAATTATAACTTTATCATTATTACTTTTATTAATTCTATTATGTAATTTTTCTATTTGTTCTTTTACTGCACTATCTTCTATATCAATGTTTAACTTTTGTAACTCTTTATCTACTTTATCAATATTTAATAATAATTTAGACCCTTCCCTTTCTAATAAACTTCTTCTCTCTAAAAGAATTTGTCTTTTAGTTTCCAACCTTATTGTGTTTTCAAGCATTTTTCTTTCTGTTTCAAGTATTTGAATTCTTTCTTTTTCATTTTTGGCTTTTTTCATTAAATCTTCAATTTCTGAAACAGATGATAATTTATTTAACATCTCCGTATTCTTTGAATTAATTGCATAAGTAATCAAAGATATACCTGTAGGTGCTAAAATTGCTGAGGATAAACCAAAGTACATATCCTGTATTAGTATTTGCTTTCAATCCTAAATAAACAACACTTCCTATTAATATTAAACCAATTAAAATTAATATTGTACGCTTTATCATTAAGAATTATCCCCCCATCTATAGTCAATTTCGTCTAACGTCCCTGAGCTTCACGACGTCTCATCAATGCTCCTAATTCTAAATCAAGCACAAAACTTTCATATGTCATCCCCAGCTTTCGCTTATGCTCAATAGGTTAGATGTCGTTAAGCTCATGTTATCTGATGTACTGCTTGGCTAATAAAACTGTATAGTTCTAATCTTCTATAATATTCTTTTTCTTATTATAATATATCATTTTCTTTAACTAGTTTGTCTATATGTTGATAATATAAAAAAAGTTCCTCATTAAATAAACCCTGTTGTCTATTGTAATATCCCTTTAATATCTCATAAA
Encoded here:
- a CDS encoding SH3 domain-containing protein produces the protein MINWVKSDEFARLESQLKKMHELYNRDYLKDLGKQLSKFQTGIVSNSLQQLGRQLSEIESSKPQLSNLAKQISDSLAPAIDKSVSNLINQTAKFQQTYALKEIDRITNQLNKLSEMNNFTLKSFVKNSFDFQRELLDSNIYDQLNSFSKDMFNFESQLSQIGEVLSKSIQFNELNISGLDSLIDNLNEFQYNIDSRGNVVIENDEEHITIEDVKNIVNEAIDESGLNKQINKIEEGINYLILLVKKLDSPVISVILLGIIINIMSVFIVPHVEDFRYQLINSNKRQVVKKIKKSISNSKLDYSTINHFRVVNTKCLNVRKKDTKKSSVVGKLYLGQVVKIVHKKRNWTLIKWVSKDGEIIIKGWVFTRYISQLK
- a CDS encoding IS91 family transposase, which encodes MSKIQNIFKKYYNQVSEKYTIADHARKAAWNIINCRTEVMGGHVEKCPEGHYHRIWYNSCKHRSCPQCSAMEKEEWIQRQSARIIDTHHYHVIFTIPHQLNDLWLLNPKKMTSLLFKCAKESLFGMMRNVDFLGVKPGMIATLQTWGETLTFHPHVHCLVTGGGLTEDGKWKESKKGYLVPVRTLMKIFRGKFLDGVHNLSYKGEIDIPEDSSYSKIHRRLRKLRKKKWNVYTCKKYAYGEGVIKYLGNYIKGGPISDKRIISYNEKEVKFYYDDNKDGSNRKVMTLKVEEFIRRFLLHVPMPHLKVVRYYGIYAGCKRDELNKCRQTFGQDEVREIEKIEWQGYCKEYGKAAVCPVCGKKLVKGREFKGVELRLLLLLMGKELNSDLTLRDRERSA